Genomic DNA from Hordeum vulgare subsp. vulgare chromosome 2H, MorexV3_pseudomolecules_assembly, whole genome shotgun sequence:
ggtctaaacgaggaaatatagttgctaaccttttagaataagtagaaataaagaggaagaggtttaagcgtggctcgagcatctcatatcgtagttgtattcggtgaactgaagcggcatcgctctaacacacatttcaacaaacacctctagtgcatccaagaaaaatggagagctagcacacacccacactcttccatccaagaaaaatgcaaggaagaggggagaggggggatgtggccaatatatataggcagaggactttagtcccggtttgagacacaaatcgggactaaaggtggcgcacatgcgggctgcacaccgcgtagccctttagtccggtttgagacacaaaccgggactaaaggctccttacgggccgggaccaaagcctcgtgggcggcattgcgattttggggcgacgtggtcgggcctttagtcccggcccagatggaggccgggactaaagggtccaggccaaaggcccgttttccactagtggtatataaaggcatcttcaatggttgtaagatagttgttgcTAAATTTTGACAcatagaatttttgatgatgtgtcatgcaataaataaagaaagagagtaaggttgtatgtaaattaaccaacacccttgcacaagctccaatgtagaatgagagagcaccttatttattacctcacatcatcttattgggcaaactagatacaacccattgaagtatttgtactccctctgtcacggtttagaaggcacagttaaacttgcgtgcgttttcaaaatacacaaggtttaaggcgcgaaagcaattactcctattaattagtactagtactactcatgcatgcgcccttccaatttgctgctcacacattagtactactccctccgtcacagtttataaggcatgcacgtatacctaggtcgtcaatttaacttatataaaatatattgtttaacataaaaattataccattagaaaatagaacatctaaagtttttaatgatataatttttgtaatatatgtctctcattaagttggtcaaattaatGACCTAGGTATATGtacatgccttataaactgtgatggagggagtagtattttctcagttgattaggcgcattagcatttacacctgctacatctcacaatcaatcgatgactaccttggtccgagagattttccaagcgtgccttctaaaccgtgacggaggaagtatgttaaggtgttggctgatgacatggcatattttaccaacaagctgaccaacaaactgttggagatgccctaagggAATTACACAGGTATGATAAGAACTACTgatcaagaagaaaagaaaagaaaagaaaaaaggcacGAAACTTTTCGCAATAAAAAATTCATCTCTAAAACTGCTGGTGGTATCAGGGGCGGAGCCAGAATAACACTAGGCCCCGGGCCTACTTCAGTGCTACAGTAAACTACAATGTGAAATAGTGTAAAAATCTACAGTCAACAAAGGTTTTTTATGCCATGACCCGGGTCTGGCCCCCCTGGCCTGGGGTTTAGCTCCGCCACTCGATGGTATCTTGGTAGGACTTGAGAATAATCTCTTTGAGGTTGTTGGGTTCATCAATAAAAAAATTGTGTTATGGCTACTATTAAGATTAAAGGTGATAATTTTTTATGGCACCTTGTGGTTGTCTATGGATCTATTTATAATGGATTAAAAACTGAATTCATTGCTGAATTACATGAAGTTATGTGCTCCTTATCCTATCCTATCATTTTGGGTGGAGATTTTAATCTTGTTAGAACTGTTGTTGATAAGAACAATGGTGTGATTAAtagtcatttttttttctttaatgATTGAATTAATAAATAGGGTCTGATGAAGATTAAGATAGCAAATAGATGTTATACATGGAGTAATCATCAAGATGACCCCATTTTTGCAACCATTGATCGGGTGTTTGTGACCACGTCGTGGGACTTGCACTTTCCACTATGTGTCCTGTTGGCCCTCCCAAGGGTGGGTAGTGATCACACTCCCGTGATCTTAGATACCAAAGCTAGGGGCGTTACCTCCACGAAAACCTTTGCTTTGAAAAATGGTGGCTTGATCAACAAGGCTTTAGAGAGATAGTATGTGACACTTGGAATGCCAGTCCATATGCTGGTTCGGCCATTAATACATGGCTCACCAAAAGTAAGAACTTACGTAAGAAGAACAAGGTTGGAGTATTAATATAGAGGTTGAGTTTAAGAGGAAGAAAAGAGATCTTATGCAAGAATTTGATATGTTGGATGCTTTTTTTTTCTGAAACTATCTGCATTGATGAGAATGATAGGTACCGCATTAATGAGATGAAGAATGAGCTTGATGCTATTTGGCACAGGGAGAAAATTGCCTTGTGGCAAATATCCAGAGATCACATAATTAAAGATGGAGATAAAAATAATGCATACTCTCATGCATTAGCTAACCATAGGCATGGGAAGAACCATATGTTTTTGCTTAATGGGGACAATGGTCCTCTTGATACTACAAAGGAGATGCTAGAGATAGGCACTACCTTTTATAATGACCTTTTTAAGCATGGACTCAAGCATAATATTCATTTAGAGCCCTCCTTTTGGATCATGGATGAAGCGGTCACACTAGAGGAGAATGAGATTCTTGAGAAAAATTTCTCTGAAGATGAAATTAACGAATCCATCTTTGGTTCGAATGCACATGGGGTACCAGGGCCAGATGGTCTTTCTTTCCTGTTTTATCAAACATTTTGGGCCTTGATTAAGGGAGATTTTATGGCTATGGTGAGGGATTTTGAAGAAGGAAAATTAGATATCCATGGGCTGAACTTTGCGTTGATTGTTCTGATCCCTAAGGAGACTGATGCTAAAGATATGATAAACTTAGGACGATTAGTCTCAGTAATTGTGCAGTTAAGATCCTTTCTAAAGCTATGACTAACAGGCTTGCCCTCATTGGGAGGAGGTTGATTTCTCCTAATCTGACAACTTTTATTAAAGGTAGATTCATCCTTGAGAGTGGTTTTAGCCCATGAGATTGTCCATGAAATTAAGAGATCCAACACCCAGGGGCTTATTCTAAGCTGGACTATGAGAAGGCATATGATAGAGTTAGTTGGGATTTTCTGTTTGAAATGCTTGCTTCTAAGGGTTTTGGTAACAAATGGATCTCATGGATCAGGAAAATTCTTGAACAAAGTATATTTAGTGTGAAAATTAATGATACTATTGGGCCATACTTTCTGGGTGGAAAATGCCTTAATCAGGGAGGTCCAAGCTCCCCTTTGTTGTTCAATTTGGTTGCAGATGTTTTTTTCTAAAATGCTCATTAAGGCGTCGCGATGAGGATTGATCTCGGGGCTTCTGCCTCATATAATACCAGGAGGGGTACTAGTTTGCAATATGTGGATGACACCCTCCTCTTCCTTGAGAATTCCTATGAGAAAGCTAGAAACTTTGAGTGGATTATTTACTGTTTTGAAAATTTATCTAGTATGAGAATTATTTTTCATAAAAGTGATTTGTTTACCATCAATATTGATGAGGAAGTAGCTAAAtcctttgctcaaatattttgctgTGAAATTGGATCCTTCCCAATTAAGTACCTAGGGGTTCCCCTACATTATGAGAACTTAAAACGAGAAGATCTTTAAACTATTGTAGGTAGGATTATTAAAGGCATGCCCGGGTGACTAGGGGGACCATTATCGTAGAAATTGATTCTTTTGTGTGCCTGCATTGTTAGTATTCCTGCTTATTTGATGGTTGTTGCTAAATTTCCTAAATGGACTATCAATGCCATCAATTCCCAGATGGCTCATTTTTCTAGGGAAATATGGATGAACAACATAAGTATCATCTCGCTAATTAGGGGCTTATTTCCCAGATGAATGCTTTGGGGGCTTGGGTGTTCCCAACCTTAAAGAATTCAATATGACCTTATTGACATCTTGGGGTAAGAGATACTTTGATCAAAGTGATAAAGATTGGAAGAAGATCATTGATTTCAAATATAATACCAGCTCGCCAAATATTCTTTCGCGAGACCTTATGCTGGTTCTCCCTTTTGGAAGGGTGTTACTTGGGACATGAATGCTTCTAGAACCTTTTATCGCTGGAAAATTGGGAATGGGATGAATGTCAAATTCTCGCATGATACATGGGCAAGGGAATGTTCCCTCAAAACATAGTTCTAGGATATGTTTGATATTTGCAATCAAACAAAATGTTTTGTGGCTCAGGTTTGGTATGGGGAGACTttgaaattatcatttagaaGATGTGTGGATAGGTTTAGTATGGCTAGGTGGTCCCAATTCATAGAGACCATCAAACATTTTCCTTTGTCTAATCACCCTGAATGCTGGAGGCTAGTGGGATCTATTCGGTCAAATCCCTCTATAAAGCGATTAATTTGCGGGTGTGTGGTTCTGCCACAAGTGAGGATCTTTGGAAAGTGTTATGTCCTCGTAATATATACGTGTTTCTCTCGTTGTGTGCTTATAACAAAGTGTTGACTAAAGATAACCTAgcaaaacgaagaactgtagaTGATCTTACTTGTCTTTTTTGTAACGAGATGGAATCTGTTCAACACCTTTTATTTGATTGTGTGGTTCCGAGATATGTGGGGAGTCTGATTCTTGAGGGTTTCCAAGCTAATCAGATTTCTTGCTTCACTGATGTTCGTGGTTTATGGCAATTTCATAAGAAAAACATGTGCTTAATATGGTGACATCTACCTCCTTATGGAGTATTTGAAGACTAATGGGCCAGCGGCATCCTCCGTGCTTCAGGGCAAGGTGGCCGACCAGGGTGGTAGAGCAAACCAGGTGCGATTGTAATATGTGGTTGATGGCCTCCTCCAAACTTTTGGGTGGGGTAGAAGCGGCGTGGTAGGGGTGGTGTTTCTTGTTGAAGTCCGATAGCGGGTGACGATCTTCTCCTGTGGGCGCATGGCGGCAGACGTTGCAGGTTGGAGAAGGGCCCCATGGGAGTGGTGCAGTGGGGGCGAAGCATGTCGCGGGGAGACAACGGAGATGGGTGCTTGAAGTACCGACTACCATGGAGTATTCAGACTAATAGGGCGACTTCCACCCGACGCAGGTTTGCCGTCGAGTCAGGAGTTGGACTTGGTCTCCTTGTCGGGGGACTGGTTGCTTGTTGCGCGTGCTTCAGATTCTCTTTGTCCATGTCGAGGTGGAGGCTCATTGATTGGTTGGGATGGCGGTCACATGTTTTAACGTTACTCATGAGTTCGTCGGTTGATGCTGGGGCGACAAGAGGGGGAATAGATGGCCACGCTGAATCATCAATGTCACCGTAGAGCACCGCATGACGAAGACCGCGACCCCAACACCTCCACACGCAGGCTGCCCCTCCCGTCGTCGGTGTTCCACATGCTTTGCCGGACGGCGCACCCGTGATGACGGCAATGAGGAGGAGTAGATGGGTGGCAGCTACGGTTACTATCACCCATGCGACTTCTCTTGACGAAACAtttcataagcttgtggttgTAATCCTACCGATTAATGACTTTATTAATTGAAAGTTGGGCTATATTTTAGTCTTCCTTCTACTTCACcagtttcaaaataagtgtctttggtctagtataaattttatattaatttatgtTGAATCAGGGAGAGAGAGTAGGAGATGCTTATTGTAAGACTCAAACACACTGGATTTACCTGCAACATGCTTAGATGCCCAGAGTCTAGAACCCATTCTAGACCATTCCCATTAGTGGCAAGAGATGTCTTTTCTAGATTATCTTCATCAGTGGAGGCCCAATGAGCACAATCTCCATAGGCATCATCATCTTTGCGTCTGCATCTGCCTCCTCCAAACTTCATGCGTGATATGAAAGCGTGGAGCTCCTCCGACCGAGCCCTCAACTTAACCGTCTCAGCCTCCTTCTCACGTGTCAACCCCTCAGCTGTTTTCTTGTCAGCCTGGATTTCctccaccttcctcttgaggctctCCAATTCCTTCACCATTTCACTCTTCTCAGTTTCTGCCACACACATGTTGTATTTCTCCTCTActtctgcaaccacctccagccgCTGCCTCTTTTTCCCTCTCAATTTTTCTTCCGCAACAACCTCCAGTTGCTGCCTCTTTCTCCCTCTCATTTCAGTCACGGTCCCCTGTTCTCCTTCTGGCTAGCAGCAGCTCCACGCAGCAGATCAACAGCAAGCACCAGGCACACTCCTCCAGCAGAACAGCAGTCCCCACTTCCCTTTCAATCAGCAGCACAACACTGCACCGCTTCTCTTTCCTCAACAGCAAGACAACGGACCAACAACAAACTCAGCTTCAAGCAGCTACAACCTTctcttctccccttctcctctGCCACAACAACGCAGCAGCCCACAGCAGTAGGCAGCAGTAGTGAGCAGAGCACGCAACACCTCCTCTTCCTGCAACTACCTTCCTTGCTCTTCCTCCTCTCTGATACCATGTTGAATCAAGGAGAGAGAAAGTAGGGTACCTACAGACTCTTCTTGCTTCCTCTAGTTCACAACTTGAGAACAACTTGTGTGTCTGACGGCTTACTCTCCACGGAGGACTGGGAGCTCCTTTTAGGTCATCACAAGGGCCGGGCCTTGTGGTTTTAAGTGAGATTTCCCAAACAGCCCATACCGGTTCAATAATTTAATATTAAATCTACGGCATTTATTTTAGATGAAAGGTGTACAAAAGTATATACATAATTCTTCGCAGATGACTGCAGTGGATTAAGAAGTTCTACAAAACTTAATGCAAATGAATCATATGATGAAAAAGATCATTTAGATTATAATCAAACAAGTTTCAAACAAcacaaatagaaaaataaatatataaactATCTAAAGAAATATCTGTAGCGTATGGCATCAACCTGGATCACTCCAACGGCAGATGCAAGGTGTGTGTCTCCACTTTTATTCCCAGGGCGCCCCAAGAAGCTACAGCGTTTGTACACGTAGAGGCATATCAAGCCATGTTCTCCATTGTTTTCATATAAGACGCTATTTCGTTCTCCATTTTTTTCGTGACCCCATTGACTGTTCCCACGAGAGGGATAGGGTCAAGTCTCCATGATCTCCCGTTGCTTAAGGTAATCTTATCAATGGAGGGAGGAGTAAGAACCAAGCTTTACCATCACTACTAATGTATGACCACGAGCACCCATGGCTACATGTCAAGTGAGACCCACCGCGCCCCATTCGTCCTCCCCCAGTTCCACCACACAACGGTCCTCCGCTCGCTCTGCCCCGTACCGCACTGTACACGAGggggccgccggccgccgccgctgACCGGAGCGACCCGCGTCCCCGACCACCGGACGCGGCGAGGAGATCCCGGCCGATCTCCATCTCCCAGACGCAtctgtccatccatccatccctgCCCGGCGCGCCagcgggagggggaggaggaggcgtcgaTCTCCGCGGGGGAAAGGCGCGAGCTTGAGCTTGCCTGACTTCttgctggcggcggcgggggcgaaggggagggcggcggcggcggcgatgcaGCAGCGCCGGAAGTCGCCGttcgcggcggcgccggcggccgccaagcagggggagggggaggaggcgccCGCGCGCAGGCCCGGCGCCCCGCTCTCGCTCGCGGGCCTCCTCGTCTCCATCTTCCTCGTCGCCCTCTTCGTCTACAACGAGGACTCCGCCGTCGTCAAGGCCCCGCTCGCCGCCCTCGACGCCGGCGCCGGGGACTTCCCGCTCGCCGGCGCCTCGCGCGCCCGGTCCGCCCCcgacctccacctcctccacgaGGTCAACCCCCGctcccagcagcagcagcaaggggGCGAGGGGGACGAGGAGGAGCGTGGCCATGTGGAGCAGGTGGAGAGCAGGAGGAAAGCGACCGACAGCGACAGGGCGGACGCCGCGCCCGCGAGAGCAGACAAGCGCGCCGCCCCCGCCACGACGACCACCGCGCCTCCCAGTCCCAGCAGCGGCGGCAACACCAGCAGCAGCGGAGCAGCGGTGGTTGCGCAGCCGGAGCCGCCGGCGTGCAACCTGTACCAGGGGTGGTGGACGTACGACGCCGAGGGGTCCCAGGTGCCGCTGTACCGGGAGCCGGAGTGCGAGTTCCTGACGGAGCAGGTGACCTGCATGCGCAACGGCCGGCGCGACGACtcgtaccagcggtggcgctggcAGCCCTCCTCCTGCGACCTCCCCAGGTACGTACCCTCTAACAAACAAACTCCGGCGCCATTGCCGCCGACGACTCGTAGATCTCAGCCGAAAGAACGGAACGGATCGCAGGTTCGACGCGGGTGCGCTGCTGGAGCGGCTGCGGAACAAGAGGCTGATGTTCGTGGGGGACTCGCTGAACCGGAACCAGTGGGAGTCGATGGTGTGCCTGGTGTCGTCGGCGATCCCGTCGCGTGACAAAAAGTCGCTGGCCAAGTTCGTCGGGCCCAACGGGTCGATGAACGTGTTCAGGGCGGCGGAGTACAACGCGACGGTGGAGTTCTACTGGGCGCCATTCCTGGTGAGCTCCAACTCGGACGACCCGCAGGCGCACAGCGTGGCGGACCGGGTGGTGGCCTGGCGCTCCATCGCCAAGCACGCCCGCCACTGGCGCGCCGCCCACTTCCTCGTCTTCAACACCTACATCTGGTGGCTCAACAACTTCCAGATGAAAGTCCTGTGAGctagcccctcctcctccgcccccaccttcctcctccattgctgcttgcttgcttgcttggtcCTCCATTGCTGCTTCCCTCCATCAGATTGCTTGCTGTGATGATTCTTGCTCGGTCCACGTATGAGTGATGAAGATGATGGATGGATTTGCAGGAAGAATCCACGGGCGTTGCCGGACAAGTACACGCTGGTGGACAGGCCGGTGGCGTACAAGGAGGTGCTCAAGACCTGGGCcaagtgggtggaccggcacgtcGACCCCGACCACACCAGGGTCTTCTTCATGGGCATGTCGCCCAACCACGGCGTGTAAGTCAAATCAAAATCACTCACCAGCTCGCTCTCGACCAGCATTTCTGCTACTTCCAACTTGTTCGTATCGCGTCCCCCTCATTCCCGTGCGATTTCTCCGGCATGGAGTTGCGCTTCTCGGGCAGTGCTAATCCCTTCCTGCCGTAGTAGACTATCGTACTGCCAATTGTTTATCAGTCAGTGAGAGCAATTTCGACCGTAGCGTAGCCACGAGCGAGAGTAATTTCGCTTGATCACTGGTGACTGAATGGGTGACACGTGCTTCACATTAGGTGAGCCGCTCTCTCGCCGGCACCAACCCACAGTGCCAGAACGAGAAACTTCGCCGGGGGAGGAGAGTCTGAAATCGCAAAAATCCAGCCCGAGGGCACATGGGCATGGGCAAGCAGCAAGCAAGCTTATTGAATTGCGCCTGTCCCCCTCAGCTAGCCATTCTGCTGACTAGTACTCCTACTCGCTACTCGGCCTGGCCCCAACCCAACCAAActgagctcacttgatgaattctTGAGTTGAGAGTTAAGAGTTGAGAGCTGTGACCACACTAGGTAGGTAGGCAAATGCAAGTATATAGATCCCCTCGATTCTTCTTCCTGCTGGTAGAGCATTCAGTTGAACCAATGGAGATGAGACGATTCCTCATATCGCCCATGCCTTGGCGCAGCGGTAAAGCCGTTTGCCTCGTGAGTCGTGACCGAGTCCTGAAAACAGACCCTTGCAGAAATGTATGTAGGGAAATGTTGCGTACAATAGATTCAAAGTGATCGGACCGTGCGCAGGCCGGAGCTACGGCTGCCCTTCATATCTCATAGCTATCGGTAGTGAAGAATTGAAGTGAACATGCATAGCATAGGCAGCTCCATAATTCAGCGAGTAAGTAGGTGTTCCACAAGTAGCCACGACAAATCCAAAAGCTAAGGTGAACTGGACTGCTGGAGCCTGGAGCGATGC
This window encodes:
- the LOC123424601 gene encoding protein trichome birefringence-like 28, which translates into the protein MQQRRKSPFAAAPAAAKQGEGEEAPARRPGAPLSLAGLLVSIFLVALFVYNEDSAVVKAPLAALDAGAGDFPLAGASRARSAPDLHLLHEVNPRSQQQQQGGEGDEEERGHVEQVESRRKATDSDRADAAPARADKRAAPATTTTAPPSPSSGGNTSSSGAAVVAQPEPPACNLYQGWWTYDAEGSQVPLYREPECEFLTEQVTCMRNGRRDDSYQRWRWQPSSCDLPRFDAGALLERLRNKRLMFVGDSLNRNQWESMVCLVSSAIPSRDKKSLAKFVGPNGSMNVFRAAEYNATVEFYWAPFLVSSNSDDPQAHSVADRVVAWRSIAKHARHWRAAHFLVFNTYIWWLNNFQMKVLKNPRALPDKYTLVDRPVAYKEVLKTWAKWVDRHVDPDHTRVFFMGMSPNHGVPEAWGGGPGAVKCAMETQPILNHTGPLYIGTDWRLHGAAEAVLRSMRRVPVHLVDITALSEFRKDAHTSVHTLRQGKLLTAEQQADPRTYADCIHWCLPGLPDTWNHFLYAQIAAPSPPAQEASSS